DNA sequence from the Deltaproteobacteria bacterium genome:
GCTCATCACCGGTGAAAGTGGAACAGGCAAAGAGCTAATCGCCAAATCCATTCACCACAACAGCCCCCGCAAGGAACGTCCGCTGGTTATCGTCAATTGTGCCGCCCTGACCGAAACCCTCCTCGAATCCGAACTGTTCGGGCATGAAAAGGGCGCTTTCACCGGTGCGGACAAGCGGCGAGAAGGCCGCTTCAAACAAGCGCACGAGGGCACCCTGTTTCTGGATGAAATCGGCGAGACATCGCCTGTCATGCAGGCCAAGCTCCTGCGCGCCATCCAGGAAAAAGAGGTTCAGCGGGTGGGCGGAGAGGAAACCATCGATGTCGATGTCCGCATCCTGGCGGCCACCAACCGGGATCTGAATGCAGAGGTGGCTGCCGGCCGGTTCCGCCATGACCTTTACTACCGCCTGAATGTCGTCACCCTGCACGTGCCTCCCTTGAAAGAGCGGCAGGAGGACATCCCCCTGCTGGCTCAGCATTTCCTGTCTTGGTATGTGGATAAAAACCGTAAAGATATTAAAGGGTTCAATCCAGGCGCCATGGATATGCTTCTGAGGTACGCATGGCCGGGCAATGTGCGCGAGCTTGAAAATGCGGTCGAGCGGGCGGTTATTTTGGCAACCGGAGACTTTCTTACGGAAAAGGAGCTTCCCCTCTCCATCACCCAGGCCGTTGCCGGAAGCGGGCACGCCCCGGTATCACCGTCCGCCAAAATGAAGCACCCGAAATCGCTGGAAGAAATTGAAAAAAACGCCATTTTAGAAGCACTCGCCGCCAGCAAGGGCAACAAGAGTGAGGCCGCCAGGATTCTGGGCATCAACCGCAAAACGCTGCATAACAAGCTGAAAACCATAGCGAAATAATTGGCATTGGTCATAGCTCATAGCTGATAGCGAGGTAGGAGCTAGCGTGGTTGCCAGAAAAACGTTCCGAATGGCGAGCAGGGCCGTCCCTGACCGCATCCTCCAGGTGGGTATTTTCACCCCAACCATCGGGTGCTGCATAAACAAATGGGTAAAAAAACCCCACCCTGTTCGATCTTGCGCTGCTGTGTCCCCCTTCGCGCATTTTAGGTAATTTCCCTATTATTTCATATAGATATAGGCGGATCCGTCTTTTTCTCCTGAATTGGCACACGCTTTGCTCTATCATTGGGCCAAGGTCGCCGAAGGGGACAACACATGAACCGACAAAAACGGATTGAATGCAAAGGAGAAAAACATGAAAAAGCACACCATGCCAAAGACGATTATCGTGATTATCATTGTTGCCCTGCTTGGATTCGGGGGTACCGCACTGGCTTTTCGCCAGGGTGACGGATCCGGCAGGGGCAACCCGGAATGCCCCGGTTACGACGGGAAACAGGGCCGCGGCGGATGGGGGCCTGGGCACTGGCTGGCCGGCTTGAACGATGAAGACCGGGCCAGGGTCGAAGCGCTGAGGCAAAAATATGTCGAGGCCACCGAAGCGCTGCGCGCGCAACGGGATGTCAAACGCTTTGCCCTGAAAAGCGAACTGGCCCAACAGACCCCCGACACCCAGGCGGCCTTGAAACTGCAGCAGGAACTCTCCGCCGTGAACGCCGAACTGGGCCAGAAGAGAATCGAGCACATCATCGAGATGAAAAAGATCAACCCAAATGCCGGCAGGGGTTTCATGATGGGGTACGGCGGCGGCCACGGCAAAGGCGGCCACCGGAACCACAGCCGCGACTGCAACCGGTGGTAATTTTCGCTCACCCACGATCACTCCTTCCTGAGAATTACTGCGGGGGAGTGATTTTTTTGGCTCTTCCGGGGAACGAGTTCCTTTGCGTCCATCCCCGGCTATATATGGCGCAGGGCGCAAGGCATGATGCGTTGAAATTGCCTTGCGCTTTATACCCTGCGCCATACGTCTCACGTCTCACGTCTCACCTTTCACGCTTCACGACTTAAAGTGCCTTTAATTCGGTTCTATCTTTTTATCCTTGAAGCTCACCCGGTGGCGGTGTAAAAAAATCCCCCAGCGAGCGTAAAAGGAAGTGCGCCCGTTATCACGTTTCAAGCTCGACCCAGCGGCCTTGAAAACCATTGTGGCGCTGACGGGTCGGCTTATACCGAGGATGAGGAGATCCCATGACCACCGACCGGGTCAATAAAGTGATGCCCCTGAAACAGGCGATCGAACGCTTCGTCACCGACGGTTGCCACATGTCCATCGGCGGATTCACCATCAACCGCAACCCCATGGCCGCGGTGTACGAAATCATCCGCAGAAAAAAACGAAACCTGCACCTGTATGCCCATTCCAACGGCCAGGGCGTCGACGAGCTTACGGGCGCCGGAGCCGTCTCCAGGCTGGAAATCGCCTACGGCGGCAACGGCCGTTTCGCCCCCACCTGCATCCGCTTTAAAAAGGCCGTTCAGGAAGGCCGCATCGCCATTGAAGACTACTCCAACTTTCAGATGACCCTGCGTTTTCTGGCGGGCGCCCTGGGTGTTCCCTTTCTGCCTACCCGCTCCGGCATGGGGTCGGACATCCTTGCCAAGTGGGGATTTTCAGAAGAGATACGCTCGCAAGACCCGGGTCTGCCCGACAAGAAAGCGCTGGTCCTGGACAACCCATTCGGGGACTGGGCGGGTTCCAGCAAGGTTGTGCTGGTACCGGCCATTTGCCCCGACGTCACCATCATTCACGCGCAGAAGGCGGCTACGGACGGAACCACACGGATAAGCGGCCTGTCCTTCACCGACGTCGAACAGGCCAAGGCGGCCGAACACGTCATCGTCACCTGCGAAGAACTGTTGACTCCCGACAACCTGCGCGACGATGCCGATCTGAACCGGATACCGCCTTTCTGCGTGGATGCCGTCTGCCATGTCCCTTACGGCGCCTATCCCACGGCCTGCTACGGGTATTACGACTATGACCCCGTGTATCTCAAGGAATATGCCCGGCTGGCACGGGACGACGAACGGTATCGAGTTTATCTCGAAAAATACATTTTCGACCCGCCGGACCACCAGCGCTTTATCGAGGCTTTAGGAACGGAACGCATGGAAGGTATAAAGGCCGATCCACGTACGGGCTATGCCCGCAATCTGGATCGTCGCTGACCCAGACGAAAAACAGGAGCAGGC
Encoded proteins:
- a CDS encoding sigma-54 dependent transcriptional regulator; the protein is MSDAHILIVDDDPGHRITLDTIIKSWGYDVTCVGDGSEAVERVREIPVDLILMDVRMTVMDGLEALKRIKSYNPAIPILVMTAYSSVESAVDALKSGAYDYLTKPLDFEALKLTIERALEHAGLKAENRELRQKLGRDFDVAHIIGKSRPMQELIDMTAMIAPSEATVLITGESGTGKELIAKSIHHNSPRKERPLVIVNCAALTETLLESELFGHEKGAFTGADKRREGRFKQAHEGTLFLDEIGETSPVMQAKLLRAIQEKEVQRVGGEETIDVDVRILAATNRDLNAEVAAGRFRHDLYYRLNVVTLHVPPLKERQEDIPLLAQHFLSWYVDKNRKDIKGFNPGAMDMLLRYAWPGNVRELENAVERAVILATGDFLTEKELPLSITQAVAGSGHAPVSPSAKMKHPKSLEEIEKNAILEALAASKGNKSEAARILGINRKTLHNKLKTIAK
- a CDS encoding periplasmic heavy metal sensor — translated: MKKHTMPKTIIVIIIVALLGFGGTALAFRQGDGSGRGNPECPGYDGKQGRGGWGPGHWLAGLNDEDRARVEALRQKYVEATEALRAQRDVKRFALKSELAQQTPDTQAALKLQQELSAVNAELGQKRIEHIIEMKKINPNAGRGFMMGYGGGHGKGGHRNHSRDCNRW
- a CDS encoding CoA transferase subunit A, producing the protein MTTDRVNKVMPLKQAIERFVTDGCHMSIGGFTINRNPMAAVYEIIRRKKRNLHLYAHSNGQGVDELTGAGAVSRLEIAYGGNGRFAPTCIRFKKAVQEGRIAIEDYSNFQMTLRFLAGALGVPFLPTRSGMGSDILAKWGFSEEIRSQDPGLPDKKALVLDNPFGDWAGSSKVVLVPAICPDVTIIHAQKAATDGTTRISGLSFTDVEQAKAAEHVIVTCEELLTPDNLRDDADLNRIPPFCVDAVCHVPYGAYPTACYGYYDYDPVYLKEYARLARDDERYRVYLEKYIFDPPDHQRFIEALGTERMEGIKADPRTGYARNLDRR